Proteins encoded by one window of Streptacidiphilus sp. PB12-B1b:
- the recQ gene encoding DNA helicase RecQ, translating into MSAPDLPDTAPATEDEGGAALSVLRRVFGYDAFRGSQQEVVEHVIGGGDALVLMPTGGGKSLCYQIPALVRPGVGVVISPLIALMQDQVDALRALGVRAGFLNSSQSMDERQLVEAEFLAGELDLLYLAPERLRVEATVRLLRRGTIALFAIDEAHCVAQWGHDFRPDYLALSSLHEQWPTVPRIALTATATEATHAEITSRLNLQDARHFVASFDRPNIQYRIAPKDEPRKQLLHLLQTEHPGESGIVYCLSRASVEKTAAWLVERGVDALPYHAGLDSRVRAENQSRFLREDGLVMVATIAFGMGIDKPDVRFVAHLDLPKSVEGYYQETGRAGRDGLPSTAWLAYGLQDVVQQRKMIETSEGDQAHRRRLSAHVDAMLALCETVECRRVQLLAYFGQKSDPCGNCDTCLTPPQSWDGTVAAQKFLSTVVRLQRERGQKFGATQIADILMGRKTAKVIQFDHDALSVFGVGADLSEAEWRSVARQLLAQQLIAVEGEYGTMVLTEASGEVLGGRRQVSLRREPEKAVRAAKAAKAGGSGRGKTAPVDLPAELLPLFEELRAWRAATAREQGVPAYVVFHDATLREIAASGPTSLAELGSVSGVGENKLATYGQQILDLLAGRSADAEQSAEPVD; encoded by the coding sequence ATGAGCGCTCCGGACCTCCCCGACACCGCCCCGGCCACCGAGGACGAGGGCGGTGCGGCCCTGTCCGTGCTGCGCCGGGTCTTCGGCTACGACGCCTTCCGGGGCAGTCAGCAGGAGGTCGTCGAGCATGTGATCGGCGGCGGCGACGCGCTGGTGCTGATGCCCACCGGCGGCGGCAAGTCGCTGTGCTACCAGATCCCGGCGCTGGTGCGCCCCGGCGTCGGGGTGGTCATCTCCCCGCTGATCGCGCTGATGCAGGACCAGGTGGACGCGCTGCGGGCGCTGGGCGTCCGGGCCGGGTTCCTCAACTCCTCGCAGAGCATGGACGAACGGCAGCTGGTGGAGGCCGAGTTCCTGGCCGGCGAGCTGGACCTGCTGTACCTGGCGCCCGAGCGGCTGCGGGTGGAGGCGACCGTCCGGCTGCTCCGGCGCGGCACCATCGCGCTGTTCGCCATCGACGAGGCGCACTGCGTGGCCCAGTGGGGCCACGACTTCCGCCCGGACTACCTGGCCCTGTCCTCGCTGCACGAACAGTGGCCGACGGTGCCCCGGATCGCGCTGACCGCGACCGCCACCGAGGCCACCCACGCCGAGATCACCTCCCGGCTGAACCTGCAGGACGCCCGCCACTTCGTGGCCAGCTTCGACCGGCCCAACATCCAGTACCGGATCGCGCCCAAGGACGAGCCGCGCAAGCAGCTGCTGCACCTGCTGCAGACCGAGCACCCGGGCGAGTCCGGGATCGTCTACTGCCTCTCCCGGGCCTCGGTGGAGAAGACGGCGGCCTGGCTGGTCGAGCGCGGGGTGGACGCGCTGCCCTACCACGCCGGGCTCGACTCCCGGGTCCGGGCCGAGAACCAGTCCCGGTTCCTGCGCGAGGACGGCCTGGTGATGGTCGCCACCATCGCCTTCGGCATGGGCATCGACAAGCCCGACGTGCGCTTCGTGGCCCACCTGGACCTGCCCAAGTCGGTGGAGGGCTACTACCAGGAGACCGGCCGGGCCGGGCGCGACGGCCTGCCCTCGACCGCGTGGCTGGCCTATGGGCTGCAGGACGTCGTCCAGCAGCGGAAGATGATCGAGACCTCGGAGGGCGACCAGGCCCACCGCCGCCGGTTGAGCGCGCATGTGGACGCCATGCTGGCGCTGTGCGAGACCGTGGAGTGCCGCCGGGTGCAACTCCTGGCGTACTTCGGCCAGAAGAGCGATCCGTGCGGCAACTGCGACACCTGCCTGACCCCGCCGCAGTCCTGGGACGGCACCGTCGCCGCGCAGAAGTTCCTCTCCACCGTGGTGCGGTTGCAGCGCGAGCGCGGCCAGAAGTTCGGCGCGACCCAGATCGCCGACATCCTGATGGGCCGCAAGACCGCCAAGGTGATCCAGTTCGACCATGACGCGCTGAGCGTCTTCGGTGTCGGCGCGGACCTCTCCGAAGCCGAATGGCGTTCGGTGGCACGGCAGTTGCTGGCCCAGCAGCTGATCGCGGTGGAGGGCGAGTACGGGACGATGGTGCTCACCGAGGCCAGCGGCGAGGTCCTCGGCGGGCGGCGGCAGGTCTCGTTGCGCCGGGAGCCGGAGAAGGCCGTGCGCGCGGCCAAGGCCGCCAAGGCGGGCGGCTCCGGCCGGGGCAAGACCGCGCCGGTCGACCTGCCCGCCGAACTGCTCCCGCTGTTCGAGGAGTTGCGTGCCTGGCGGGCGGCGACCGCCCGGGAGCAGGGCGTGCCCGCCTATGTCGTCTTCCATGACGCGACGCTGCGGGAGATCGCCGCGAGCGGCCCGACCAGCCTGGCCGAGCTGGGCTCGGTCAGCGGGGTCGGCGAGAACAAGCTGGCCACCTACGGCCAGCAGATCCTGGATCTGCTGGCGGGCCGGTCGGCGGACGCCGAGCAGTCGGCGGAGCCGGTCGACTGA
- a CDS encoding family 16 glycosylhydrolase yields MRLPRTAPARLGAIAGAAALVAVPLMSGPAQAAATTPKVTQDRLSPTAMAAGTTAKATLTVHSGSCFTARTLGVGVRDSAGDNLDFPGSASDVRICPSGLSLTTGSRTLPSGTYTEFGFWQDSAGAWHNLASQSLKVSATTGAGTPAPTSTPTPTSTPTSTPTPAPTSSGSPVPGQSLVWSDEFSNPINWGSTWVGDTTTAFQYGNHNPNDNKLDWLDENAVNVAGGVATFTASPSSHTLENGKQAWNTGLLTTEGSSQGFQVKTGDYAETRVQLPSGTGAWPALWTWKNGNGEIDTFEYHPDNPNLLELTNHVNAAHDYYTNAAAVAPGKWVTIGTYYGANSVDWYVNGTKVYSDGTGVGANWSAYLILSLSVSAGEYHPAPTGTAPISFAADYVRVYR; encoded by the coding sequence ATGCGCCTTCCCCGTACCGCCCCCGCACGCCTCGGCGCGATAGCCGGCGCCGCCGCTCTGGTCGCCGTGCCGCTGATGTCCGGCCCGGCCCAGGCCGCGGCCACCACGCCCAAGGTCACCCAGGACCGGCTCTCCCCCACCGCGATGGCCGCCGGCACCACTGCCAAGGCAACGCTCACCGTCCACTCCGGCTCCTGCTTCACCGCCAGGACGCTCGGCGTCGGCGTCCGCGACTCGGCCGGGGACAACCTGGACTTCCCCGGCTCGGCGTCCGACGTCAGGATCTGCCCGAGCGGCCTGTCCCTCACCACCGGCAGCCGCACCCTGCCGTCCGGGACGTACACCGAGTTCGGCTTCTGGCAGGACTCGGCCGGGGCCTGGCACAACCTGGCCTCGCAGTCGCTGAAGGTCTCCGCCACGACCGGCGCCGGCACCCCCGCGCCCACGTCGACGCCGACCCCGACGTCCACGCCCACGTCCACGCCCACGCCCGCACCGACGTCCAGCGGCTCGCCGGTGCCCGGGCAGTCCCTGGTCTGGTCGGACGAGTTCAGCAACCCGATCAACTGGGGCAGCACCTGGGTCGGCGACACCACCACCGCCTTCCAGTACGGCAACCACAACCCGAACGACAACAAGCTGGACTGGCTGGACGAGAACGCCGTGAACGTCGCGGGCGGCGTCGCCACCTTCACCGCCTCGCCGTCCAGCCACACCCTGGAGAACGGCAAGCAGGCCTGGAACACCGGGCTGCTCACCACCGAGGGCTCCAGCCAGGGCTTCCAGGTGAAGACCGGCGACTACGCCGAGACCCGCGTCCAGCTGCCCTCCGGCACCGGGGCCTGGCCCGCGCTGTGGACCTGGAAGAACGGCAACGGGGAGATCGACACCTTCGAGTACCACCCCGACAACCCCAACCTGCTGGAGCTGACCAACCACGTCAACGCGGCCCACGACTACTACACCAACGCCGCGGCCGTCGCCCCGGGCAAGTGGGTCACCATCGGCACCTACTACGGCGCCAACTCGGTGGACTGGTACGTCAACGGCACCAAGGTCTACTCCGACGGCACCGGTGTCGGCGCCAATTGGTCGGCCTACCTGATCCTCAGCCTGTCGGTGAGCGCCGGCGAGTACCACCCGGCGCCGACCGGCACGGCCCCGATCAGCTTCGCCGCCGACTACGTCCGCGTCTACCGCTGA